In Mycobacterium gallinarum, a single window of DNA contains:
- a CDS encoding TetR/AcrR family transcriptional regulator, with translation MAGVVHLRSYDDRDRDDEETGKVISATVELLREVPYSDITMQAISKRAGISIGSLREHFWSTDAIVAEIYLDRLRAVPLDVDVDRDAKERIVAQFSHLVMLLADEPGLAAACSSALVCSDPSVRSVRERINAEYHRRVRTMLRSGAWPEVTQTLEFGLVGALVHASCGVSDFQQTADDLACMVATVLPDGS, from the coding sequence ATGGCCGGCGTCGTGCACCTGCGGTCATACGACGATCGCGACCGCGACGACGAGGAAACCGGCAAGGTGATAAGCGCGACCGTCGAACTGCTCCGCGAGGTGCCGTACTCCGACATCACCATGCAGGCGATCAGTAAGCGCGCAGGCATCTCCATCGGCTCGCTGCGGGAGCACTTCTGGTCGACAGACGCGATCGTCGCCGAGATCTACCTCGACCGGCTGCGGGCCGTACCGCTGGACGTCGACGTCGACCGGGACGCCAAGGAACGCATCGTGGCGCAGTTCTCCCATCTCGTGATGCTGTTGGCCGACGAGCCCGGCCTGGCGGCCGCCTGCTCGAGCGCACTGGTGTGCAGCGACCCGTCCGTGCGGTCCGTGCGGGAGCGCATCAACGCCGAGTATCACCGGCGGGTACGCACCATGCTCCGCTCGGGCGCGTGGCCGGAGGTGACGCAGACGCTCGAATTCGGTCTCGTCGGGGCGCTGGTCCATGCGAGCTGCGGTGTCAGCGATTTCCAGCAGACCGCCGACGACCTCGCCTGCATGGTCGCGACGGTATTGCCCGACGGCAGCTAG
- a CDS encoding GlxA family transcriptional regulator: protein MHRVAVLLLPPVVGFDATIAPMMFSNASDADGNRLYEVVTCALSRDPVAATTGFAVVAEAGPEALATADTVVIPGTRYPAARVDGRLTPDVAAALALIRPGTRLVSICTGAFVLAAAGLLDGRPATTHWRFADDLRRLHPLVRVDENVLFVDDGDVLSSAGLAAGIDLCLHIIRSDHGSQVANTVARYCVVPPWREGGQAQFIDRQVPAPDHYSTAATREWALQHLDEELTVPRLARHAKMSARTFNRRFREETGQAPGAWIRSRRIDFARQLLESRDHSVDEVARLSGLGSGGNLRHHLRRGVGMSPSSYRKVYQGA, encoded by the coding sequence GTGCACCGTGTCGCCGTCCTGCTGTTGCCGCCCGTGGTGGGGTTCGACGCCACCATCGCGCCGATGATGTTCTCGAATGCGAGCGACGCCGACGGCAACCGTCTCTACGAGGTGGTGACGTGTGCGCTGTCGCGCGACCCGGTGGCCGCGACGACGGGATTCGCCGTGGTCGCCGAGGCCGGACCGGAAGCGCTGGCCACCGCCGACACCGTTGTCATCCCCGGCACGCGGTACCCGGCCGCGCGAGTCGACGGCAGGCTGACACCGGACGTCGCCGCCGCCTTGGCGCTGATTCGTCCCGGCACCCGACTGGTGTCGATCTGCACCGGCGCATTTGTGCTCGCGGCGGCAGGACTGCTCGACGGGCGGCCTGCCACCACCCACTGGCGATTCGCCGACGATCTACGCCGGTTGCACCCGCTTGTGCGCGTCGACGAGAACGTGCTCTTCGTCGACGACGGCGATGTGCTCTCGTCCGCGGGTTTGGCGGCGGGAATCGACCTGTGCCTGCACATCATTCGATCCGATCACGGCTCGCAGGTGGCCAACACCGTCGCGAGATATTGCGTCGTACCACCGTGGCGTGAAGGCGGACAGGCCCAGTTCATCGACCGACAGGTGCCCGCTCCCGATCACTACTCGACCGCCGCGACTCGCGAATGGGCGCTGCAGCATCTCGACGAAGAGCTCACGGTGCCGCGGCTGGCCCGGCATGCCAAGATGAGCGCGCGCACCTTCAATCGGCGGTTTCGCGAGGAGACCGGTCAGGCGCCCGGCGCGTGGATTCGCAGCCGCCGCATCGATTTTGCGCGTCAACTGCTCGAGTCGCGCGACCACTCCGTCGACGAGGTGGCCAGATTGTCGGGCCTGGGCTCAGGTGGCAACCTTCGGCATCATCTGCGCCGCGGAGTGGGGATGTCCCCGTCGAGTTACCGCAAGGTCTATCAGGGGGCCTAG
- a CDS encoding gamma carbonic anhydrase family protein: protein MSRMPEPLIVPIRGRAPSLHAESWVAPNASLIGQVTLGARTSVWYGATLRAEAEPIEIGAGTNIQDGVTIHVDPGFPVRIGANVSVGHNAVLHGCEVEDGCLIGMGAVILNGAKIGAGSLIAASALVPQGFVVPPRSLVAGVPGKTRRDLSDAEVAHNRHNAQVYQALIELHRDANNS, encoded by the coding sequence ATGTCGCGCATGCCTGAGCCGCTGATCGTGCCCATCCGTGGGCGTGCGCCGTCGCTGCACGCCGAGAGCTGGGTCGCGCCCAACGCGAGCCTGATCGGTCAGGTGACGCTCGGCGCCCGCACCAGCGTCTGGTACGGGGCGACACTTCGGGCTGAGGCCGAACCGATCGAGATCGGCGCGGGCACCAACATCCAGGACGGCGTCACGATCCACGTCGACCCCGGCTTTCCAGTCCGCATCGGCGCCAACGTCAGCGTCGGGCACAACGCCGTGCTGCACGGCTGCGAGGTCGAGGACGGCTGTCTCATCGGGATGGGTGCGGTCATACTCAACGGCGCCAAGATCGGCGCGGGCTCGCTGATCGCCGCGAGCGCGTTGGTGCCGCAGGGCTTCGTCGTACCGCCCCGGTCGTTGGTGGCCGGCGTGCCCGGCAAGACGCGGCGCGATCTCAGCGACGCCGAAGTGGCGCACAACCGGCACAACGCGCAGGTGTATCAGGCACTCATCGAGCTGCACCGTGACGCGAACAACAGCTGA
- a CDS encoding NAD(P)H-binding protein, translated as MSKLRILVTGATGYVGSRLVTALLDAGHDVVAATRSPARLAKFGWQDRVTGVALDAHNQESARHAFAAAGPVDVVYYLVHGIGQPGFREADNRAAANVANEAKNAGVRRIVYLGGFVPDDDDLSEHLSSRAEVAEALRVDGGPEVVWLGAAMIIGSGSTSFEMLRYVTDRFLLMPMPGWSVNPIDPISIQDVLYYLVAAADEKVPAGAYDIHGPETSSYGDLLRACARISGKWRAELPVNGVDIGLVSLVTSAVLPVPGGLAADLVESLDHPMMASENGLRDLVPDPPDGLVGIDEAITRALESRKPQPVDALADPHHLADTDPVWAGGDTFRIRQLASHITPSFARPALGLLGVVPGPLAAAVRTGLDTAIGLVPKAKSA; from the coding sequence GTGAGCAAACTGCGAATCCTGGTCACCGGCGCCACCGGCTATGTCGGATCGCGGCTCGTCACCGCCCTGCTGGACGCGGGCCACGACGTTGTCGCCGCCACCCGAAGCCCCGCGCGGCTCGCCAAGTTCGGCTGGCAGGACCGCGTCACCGGGGTGGCGCTGGACGCTCACAACCAGGAGTCGGCGCGGCACGCGTTCGCCGCCGCCGGGCCGGTAGACGTCGTTTACTACCTCGTGCACGGCATCGGGCAGCCGGGCTTTCGCGAGGCGGACAACCGCGCGGCGGCCAACGTGGCGAACGAGGCCAAGAATGCCGGCGTTCGCCGGATCGTGTACCTGGGCGGGTTCGTTCCCGACGACGACGATCTCTCCGAGCATCTGAGCAGCCGGGCCGAAGTCGCCGAAGCGCTCCGCGTGGATGGCGGACCGGAGGTGGTCTGGCTGGGTGCGGCGATGATCATCGGGTCGGGTTCGACGTCGTTCGAGATGCTGCGCTATGTCACCGACCGGTTCCTATTGATGCCGATGCCGGGGTGGTCGGTCAATCCGATCGACCCGATCTCGATACAGGATGTCCTTTACTACTTGGTCGCCGCCGCGGACGAGAAGGTTCCTGCCGGTGCGTACGACATCCACGGTCCGGAGACGTCCTCCTACGGTGACCTGCTCCGCGCGTGCGCACGCATCTCCGGCAAATGGCGGGCCGAACTGCCGGTCAACGGAGTGGATATCGGGCTGGTGTCGTTGGTGACATCGGCGGTGCTGCCGGTGCCAGGCGGCCTGGCCGCCGATCTTGTGGAGTCGCTCGATCACCCGATGATGGCCTCCGAGAACGGCCTTCGTGACTTGGTGCCCGACCCGCCCGATGGCCTCGTCGGGATTGACGAGGCCATCACCAGGGCACTCGAGAGTCGCAAACCGCAACCCGTCGACGCACTCGCCGATCCGCACCATCTCGCCGACACGGACCCGGTGTGGGCGGGCGGTGACACCTTCCGCATTCGGCAATTGGCCAGCCACATCACGCCTTCGTTTGCGCGACCGGCGCTGGGCCTGCTCGGCGTCGTGCCCGGACCCCTCGCCGCGGCTGTGCGCACCGGACTGGACACCGCCATCGGCCTTGTCCCGAAGGCGAAGTCGGCGTGA
- a CDS encoding SDR family NAD(P)-dependent oxidoreductase, whose translation MTSAPTALEVVDGVDLTGKVCVITGASAGLGRESARALATTGAHVILAARNRAALADTEAWVRAEVPDAKTSTVELDLTSLAAVRSAAEAISAMAPAIHVLMNNAGVMFTPFGRTTDGFEMQFGTNHLGHFELTHLLEPQLGAAGGARIVNLSSDGHRLADVNLDDPNWQHREYDKFAAYGASKTANILHAVELDRRLRDRAIRAYAVHPGVVATSLARHMSRDDFTALTEFVSSDPGQQKVDVRRDFTMPEQGAATQVWAAVSSDLADVGSVYLADCRIQDDQGGPAPYATDAAHAVRLWEVSERLCTSAGH comes from the coding sequence GTGACATCAGCGCCGACAGCACTCGAGGTCGTCGATGGCGTCGACCTGACCGGCAAGGTCTGCGTCATCACCGGCGCATCGGCCGGCCTGGGCAGGGAGTCGGCGCGCGCACTCGCCACGACCGGCGCGCACGTCATCCTCGCCGCGCGCAATCGGGCCGCCCTCGCCGACACCGAGGCGTGGGTTCGGGCCGAGGTTCCCGATGCCAAGACGTCGACGGTGGAACTGGACCTCACCTCCCTGGCCGCGGTCCGGTCGGCTGCCGAAGCCATAAGTGCCATGGCGCCCGCGATTCACGTGCTGATGAACAACGCGGGAGTCATGTTCACACCGTTCGGCCGAACGACCGATGGTTTCGAAATGCAGTTCGGCACCAACCATCTCGGCCATTTTGAACTCACGCACCTACTCGAGCCGCAGCTCGGCGCGGCCGGGGGTGCGCGCATCGTGAACCTGTCGTCGGACGGGCACCGGCTGGCCGACGTCAACCTCGACGACCCGAATTGGCAGCACCGCGAGTACGACAAGTTCGCGGCGTACGGCGCTTCGAAGACAGCCAACATCTTGCACGCGGTCGAGCTGGACCGGCGCCTGCGCGACCGGGCCATCAGGGCGTATGCGGTGCATCCGGGCGTGGTGGCGACGTCACTCGCGCGGCACATGTCGCGCGACGACTTCACCGCCCTGACGGAGTTCGTCTCCTCGGATCCCGGCCAGCAGAAGGTCGACGTTCGCCGCGACTTCACCATGCCCGAGCAGGGCGCGGCCACCCAGGTGTGGGCTGCGGTGAGCAGCGATCTCGCCGACGTCGGATCGGTGTATCTGGCGGACTGCCGGATTCAGGACGACCAAGGAGGCCCAGCGCCCTACGCGACGGACGCCGCGCACGCGGTGCGGCTGTGGGAAGTCTCGGAGCGCCTCTGTACGAGCGCGGGACACTGA
- a CDS encoding CPBP family intramembrane glutamic endopeptidase, producing MTEPPATRPRWLAEVRDIVGTCPVPHHEPPILIRRRRIIVAIVLVIGAVLLGYSLALPPGDASFYWLTLALAAVWAVGALLSGPLHLGCIRFRGRNQRPWITGTAVGLLLGAVFIVGGLIAREIPPVREYITQVLEFANYGPLLLVTFITVVNGVAEEMFFRGALYTALGRFHAVLVSTVLYVIATGVATGNPMLGFAAVVLGTVCAIERRITGGVLAPMLTHFFWGLVMVLALPPLFGV from the coding sequence GTGACCGAACCACCCGCTACTCGGCCGCGATGGTTGGCCGAGGTCAGGGACATCGTCGGTACCTGCCCGGTACCGCACCACGAGCCACCTATCCTGATCCGCCGCAGACGCATCATCGTCGCCATCGTGTTGGTCATCGGCGCTGTGCTGCTTGGCTATTCGCTGGCCCTGCCACCGGGGGACGCCTCGTTCTACTGGCTGACGCTGGCGCTGGCCGCGGTGTGGGCGGTCGGCGCGTTGTTGTCAGGCCCGCTGCACCTTGGCTGCATTCGGTTCCGTGGCCGCAACCAGCGCCCGTGGATCACTGGGACCGCGGTGGGCCTATTGCTCGGGGCCGTCTTCATCGTGGGCGGGTTGATCGCCCGCGAAATTCCCCCTGTGCGCGAATACATCACTCAGGTACTGGAATTCGCCAACTATGGACCACTGCTATTGGTCACGTTCATCACCGTCGTCAACGGCGTGGCCGAAGAGATGTTCTTCCGCGGCGCTCTCTACACCGCGCTCGGACGGTTCCATGCGGTGCTGGTGTCGACGGTGTTGTATGTGATCGCGACGGGCGTCGCTACCGGTAACCCGATGCTGGGTTTCGCGGCGGTCGTCCTCGGCACCGTTTGTGCGATCGAGCGCCGCATCACCGGGGGAGTGCTCGCACCGATGCTGACCCACTTTTTCTGGGGACTGGTCATGGTGCTGGCACTTCCACCCCTTTTCGGCGTCTAG